The window AAGGGCTGATCCCCTTCGGGAGGGGGCGCCCCTTCAGGGGCGCGGGGAACTGCGCGACCAGCCACGACGCACCTGCAGCTTCAGGACGACACAACTCACCCCGCGCCACTCACGAGTTGTTCAGGTAAGCCAACACCGCAAGCACCCGCCGATGCCCGCTGTCACTGGGCGGCAACCCCAACTTCAAAAACACATTCCCGATGTGCTTGCTGACGGACCGCTCGGTCACCACAAGCACCTTGGCGATCGTCGTGTTGTCATGCCCTTCGGCCATCAGCTGAAGAACCTCCCGCTCACGAGGAGTGAGTGAATCGAGCGGCGAGTCCCGCCGCCGCACCAGTAGCTCCGACACCACCTCGGGGTCCAACGCGGTCCCCCCGGACGCGACCCGGTCGAGCGCGTCCAGGAACTCGTCGACCCGACCCACCCGGTCCTTGAGCAGATAGCCGACCCCGCTCGCCCCACCGCCGAGCAACTCCGCGGCGTACGACTCCTCGACGTACTGCGAGAGCACGAGCACGGGCAGCCCGGGGATCTCCTTGCGGGCCGCGAGCGCCGCGCGCAGCCCCTCGTCGCGGAAGCCGGGCGGCATCCGGACGTCGAGCACGGCGACATCGGGGCGGTGTTCGAGCAGCGCGGGCAGCACCTCGGGCCCGCTGCCCGCGACGGCCACCACCTCGTGCCCGGAGGAGGTGAGCAGCAGGACGAGCCCCTCCCGCAACAGGGCGTTGTCCTCGGCGATCACCACACGCACGGCAGCTCCACTTCGATCACGGTCGGGCCCCCGACGGGGCTGTTCAGCTGAAGGGTCCCGTCGAGCGCGGCGACGCGCCGCTGCATCCCGAGCAGCCCGGAACCACCGGCCTCGTCGGCCCCGCCCCGGCCCTCGTCGCGTACGGTCACCCGCAGCCCTCTGTCCACGCGGACGAGGCGGACCTCGGCCCGCTCCGCACCGCTGTGCTTCGCGGCGTTCGTCAGTGACTCGGCGACGACGAAGTACGCGGCGGCCTCGACCGCCGCCGGGGCCCGCGCCCCGTCCCGCTCGCTGTCGGCGTCCTCCAGGCCGTCCACGGTCACGGCCACGTCCAGGCCGCTGCTCGCGGCGAGCGCCCGGACCGCGCCGGCCAGACCGCGGTCGGTGAGGATCGGCGGGTGGATGCCCCGTACGACGTGCCGCAGTTCGGTCAGGGCCTCCTCGGCCTGGTCCTGGGCGTCGTCGAGGAGCCTGCGCGCGGCCTCTGGATCACGGTCGTACGCCCGCTTGGCCAGCCCGATCCGCATCGACAGGGAGACCAGCCGGGCCTGGGTGCCGTCGTGCAGGTCCCGCTCGATGCGCCGCAGCTCGGCGCCGTGCGCGGCGATCGCGCCGGCCCGGGTCTCGGTCAGCTCCTCGACCCGCACGGCGAGCTGCGCCTTGGGGGAGGGCCTGAGCAGGGCGGTCGACCACTTGGCGTCTAGATCCGCGAGCCGGCCGATCAACGGCAGCACGAAAGCCCTGCGGCGCAGCAGCCCGGACCACACACCGTCGACGAGCAGGCCCAGCGGCCACAGCGGGATCGCCAGATACGGCAGGCAGCCGTACCCGTAGTAGGCGACCATCCAGCGCAGATCGGTGAACGTGCCCGGATCGCGGACGACCGTACGCACCCGCTCGCGCACCGTGCCCTCGACGGGCCGGTAGGCCTCGGGGATCTCCTGGCCCGTCCACGCGGCCACCATGCGCCGCTTGGCCCCGGCGATCCGGCGCACCAGCAGCACCGTCTCGGGCAACAGCCCGATGGCGACCACGCTGACCGCGCCGATGGCCCCGATCAGCAGGACCGTGACGAAGAGGTACGAGCCGAAGGACAGCACGGCGGCAGGCGCGAGCTGACGTGTGGCCCGCGCGGCCTCCCGGACTGTCTTCCGCATGGCGATCAGAGTAGGCGAACGGGCACACGTGCGGACGCGTGCCCGCCTTCCTTTGATCAGCGGACACCTTCCCTTGACCTGCGGTCGCCTCCCGCGACGCACCGCCGGCGTGGTGTAGCCCGCTACACCTCCGGTTCGGGAGGGCACTCCCTCGTGGCGGCGAGCGGATCCCGGGATCGTTGATCTCAGTCGATCGCGGGAGTTCCGAGCTCCCCCACCCGGAAGGAAACTCCCATGAAGGCGCTGCTCTCCTCGAAGCCGGTCCTGTGGTTCCTGTTCCTGTTCAACCTCGTCGTCGCCGCGGCCGCGCCCTTCGTCGTGGACGGCTCGCAGGGCGTGATGACCGCCGTCGGCATGGGCGTCGTCTCCCTCGGGGCGGGCCTGAGCCTCCTCAAGGGCCGCGGGCAGGGACAGGGCCGGCAGGCCTGAGCTGCTGAAGCCTGTCGGCCCGAGCTGTTCCGGAAGGGCCGAAACCCGCTCAACCGCCGCAGTCGCAGGCAACCCGTACCACATGCCACCGGGTCCCTCCCGTCGGTTCACCACGACGAACACGACGGACACGACGGATGGGACTCGACGACATGACTGCATCCCGCACGCTGCGCCTCGGACTGACGAGCGCGGCCGCACTGGTCGCGGCCTCGCTCACGGCTCCGATGGCCATGGCCTCCCCGGCCTCCTCCTCGGCCCCGGCCCCGCTCAGAGACCACCGCGCGACCCAGCGGGCGATGGACGCCGCCGTGCAGGACGGCGTCCCCGGTGTGGCCGGGCAGGCGAAGGACAAGTACGGGACCTGGAAGGGCACTTCGGGCGTCGGCAACCTCAGGACGAAGCAGCCGCGTTCCGCCCACGACCACTTCCGCGTCGGCAGCATCACCAAGACGTTCGTGTCGACGGTGCTGCTCCAACTGGAGGCGGAGGGACGGCTCTCGCTCGACGACAAGGTGGAGAAGTGGCTGCCGGGCGTGGTCCGCGGGAACGGTCACGACGGCAGCCGGATCACCCTCCGCCAGCTTCTCAACCACACCAGCGGCATCTTCAACTACACCGACGACGAGGACTTCGGCCGGACCTATTTCCTCAAGGACGGCTTCTTCGAGCACCGCTTCGACCGCCTTTCGCCCGCGCAGCTCGTGAAGATCGCCACGGCCCACAAGCCGGACTTCGAGCCGGGCACCTCCTGGAACTACTCCAACACCAACTACGTACTGGCCGGGATGGTGATCGAGAAGGCCACGGGCCACGCGTACGGGGACGAGGTCAGGCAGCGCATCGTCGAGCCGCTCGGCCTGCACGCCACGACGGTCCCCGGCACGACCCCGCACCTGCCCCGGCCCAGCAGCCGGGCGTACGGCAAGCTCGCCGAATCCACCACCGGCCCGACCTACGACGTCACGGAGCTCAACCCGTCCCTCGCCTCCGCGGCGGGCGAGATGATCTCCGACTCGGGCGACCTCAACCGCTTCTACTCGGCGCTGCTGCGGGGCAAGCTGCTGCCGAAGAAGCAGCTGAGCGAGATGAAGACCACCATCAAGGTCGACGCGATCCCGAACGCCGGCTACGGCCTCGGTCTCATCGAGCGCAGGCTGAGCTGCGGTGTCGTCGTCTGGGGCCACGGCGGCGGCATCCACGGCTCGAGCTCGGAGGCCGTCACGACGGCGGACGGCCGCCACTCCCTCGCCTTCAACTTCAACGGCGACTGGTCGGGGGACAGCGAGGCGGTGATCGAGGCGGAGTTCTGCGCCGAGTAACCGCCCGGAGGGTGGGCCGGGTGAGCGCGCACAGGGCCGCTCACCCGTTCCTGGCAACCCTCAGGTCCCCATCCCCATCCCCATCCCCGTACTGGACCCGGCCCCGGACGCGGCCCGCAGCAGACGGAGCTGCCCGATCTCGGCGACGTTCTTCATGAGCTCGGCGTTCACCCAGCCGGCCATGTGGGCGACGGTGTACTCCGGATCGTTCTGCCACGGGAACGGGGCGACGGCGTCCAACTCGGCGTCCGTGAACCGCTCCAGCACCGCCAGCCACTCCTCACGCAGTCCGCGCAACCACGCGACGGCGGCCTTCCCGTCCCCCGGCCACACGATCTCGGTCCGCTCCCGCGGCACCCGCCCCTGGGCGTGATCGGCGGCCACACTCCACCACCACCCGATGTGCCAGCTCACCCACCC is drawn from Streptomyces liliifuscus and contains these coding sequences:
- a CDS encoding response regulator transcription factor produces the protein MRVVIAEDNALLREGLVLLLTSSGHEVVAVAGSGPEVLPALLEHRPDVAVLDVRMPPGFRDEGLRAALAARKEIPGLPVLVLSQYVEESYAAELLGGGASGVGYLLKDRVGRVDEFLDALDRVASGGTALDPEVVSELLVRRRDSPLDSLTPREREVLQLMAEGHDNTTIAKVLVVTERSVSKHIGNVFLKLGLPPSDSGHRRVLAVLAYLNNS
- a CDS encoding sensor histidine kinase codes for the protein MRKTVREAARATRQLAPAAVLSFGSYLFVTVLLIGAIGAVSVVAIGLLPETVLLVRRIAGAKRRMVAAWTGQEIPEAYRPVEGTVRERVRTVVRDPGTFTDLRWMVAYYGYGCLPYLAIPLWPLGLLVDGVWSGLLRRRAFVLPLIGRLADLDAKWSTALLRPSPKAQLAVRVEELTETRAGAIAAHGAELRRIERDLHDGTQARLVSLSMRIGLAKRAYDRDPEAARRLLDDAQDQAEEALTELRHVVRGIHPPILTDRGLAGAVRALAASSGLDVAVTVDGLEDADSERDGARAPAAVEAAAYFVVAESLTNAAKHSGAERAEVRLVRVDRGLRVTVRDEGRGGADEAGGSGLLGMQRRVAALDGTLQLNSPVGGPTVIEVELPCVW
- a CDS encoding serine hydrolase domain-containing protein, translating into MTASRTLRLGLTSAAALVAASLTAPMAMASPASSSAPAPLRDHRATQRAMDAAVQDGVPGVAGQAKDKYGTWKGTSGVGNLRTKQPRSAHDHFRVGSITKTFVSTVLLQLEAEGRLSLDDKVEKWLPGVVRGNGHDGSRITLRQLLNHTSGIFNYTDDEDFGRTYFLKDGFFEHRFDRLSPAQLVKIATAHKPDFEPGTSWNYSNTNYVLAGMVIEKATGHAYGDEVRQRIVEPLGLHATTVPGTTPHLPRPSSRAYGKLAESTTGPTYDVTELNPSLASAAGEMISDSGDLNRFYSALLRGKLLPKKQLSEMKTTIKVDAIPNAGYGLGLIERRLSCGVVVWGHGGGIHGSSSEAVTTADGRHSLAFNFNGDWSGDSEAVIEAEFCAE
- a CDS encoding DinB family protein, with product MTVSRCELLHRQFELTWSLFEYHLERLEDEDFLWEPGPLCWTVRPDGDGDGRWVADWADAEPDPIPVPTIGWVSWHIGWWWSVAADHAQGRVPRERTEIVWPGDGKAAVAWLRGLREEWLAVLERFTDAELDAVAPFPWQNDPEYTVAHMAGWVNAELMKNVAEIGQLRLLRAASGAGSSTGMGMGMGT